The genomic region TGACACGTTCCTGTTCTGCTCCATTGCGGCCGGGGTCATCGGCATCGACTCCGCGGGCGCGTTCATTAACTACGTCGCTGTCGGGTTCTTCTGGAAGACTTTCATTGAGATCGTCCTGCTGCCGATCACCTACCCGACCATCGCTGCCGTGCGCCGGAAAGAAAAGGAAGTCAGCTCGACGACGGCCTAGCAGCCCCTTATCCGCGCCCCGCGTAGTACCGCCCCAAGAATTCGTCGCGGTACTCATAGAACCTGCCCTCGTCGATGGCAGCGCGGATATTGTCCACCAGCCGCAGCATGAACTCGAGGTTGTGCAGGGTGCATAACGTGCCGGCGAGGAACTCCTTCGCCTTGAGCAGGTGGTGGATGTAGGCGCGAGAGTAGTTCTCGGAGACGTAGCCGCCGAACTCCTCGTCAATGCCGGTGAAGTCGCGTTTGAAGCGGGCGGCCATGAGGTTCATTCGCCCGTCGAGGGTGTACACGCCGCCCCGGCGGCCGAGGCGGGTCGGCGCGACGCAATCGAAGGTGTCGGCACCGTTCTCGATGCAGGTGAACAGGTCGTCGGGTTCGGAGATGCCGAGCATGTGGCGCGGTTTGTCCTCGGGAAGCTCGTCGGTGACCCAGCTGGTGATGGTGCCTAGAATCTCCTTTTCCAGCGCGCCGCCGATACCGAAGCCGCCGAATCCGCGTCGAGCTTCCGCGCGAGCCTCCTCGTCCAAGGCGAGCAGCCCGCGCACTGCTTGGCGCCGCAGATCCTCGTAGTTCGCGCCCTGCACCACGCCCCACAACGACTGCAGCGGCTTACCCGGGCGCGCCAGCGTGAGCCGGTTGTGCTCCTCAAGGCAACGCTGCGCCCACAACCGCGTGCGCTCCACGGAGTGCTCTTGGTAAGCGCGCGTATCGACGAGCGTCGTCAGCTCATCGAACGCGAACATGATATCCGCACCGAGCTGGTGCTGGATCTGCATCGACTTCTCCGGGGTGAAACGGTGGGCGGAGCCGTCGATGACGGATTTGAAGTCCACGCCGTCGTCGTCGACACGCGCCATGCGGTCTTTGTTCGCGGCGCGGATGTCGCTCTCGGTCAGGTCGGTGATGTCCATCGCGAGGATCTTTTTGAAGCCGACACCCAGGCTCATCACCTGGAAGCCGCCGGAGTCGGTGAATGTCGGGCCGCGCCAGTTCTCAAACGCCGCCACTCCCCCGGCCTCGTCGACAATGTCGGATCCGGGCTGCAGGTACAGGTGGTATGCGTTGGACAGAATCGCCTGCGCGCCAGCCGCCCGCACCTGCTCCGGGGTGAGCGTTTTCACCGTCGCTTTCGTGGCCACGGGAATGAACGCGGGCGTGCGGATGTCGCCGTGCGGAGTATGGATGACGCCGGTGCGGCCGTTCGCGCCGTCGAGACGCGTGCCCAGGGTGAAGCTCAGATCCACGCTCTGTTCTGTCATGCGTGGACTCCTCGTTCCTCGAACTGCTTCTCCAGTGCTTCACCCTCAACATCCAGGTTGGGCAGGATGCGGTCGAGCCACCCCGGCATCCACCACGTCGCCGTACCCAGGATGAACATGGTGGCGGGGACAAGCGCCATGCGGACGAAGAATGCGTCGAAAAGCACGGCGGCGCCGAGCGCGAAGCCGAAGATCTGGATGAACGGCAGCGGCTGGTCGATGAAGGCGACGAAGACGGCGATCATGATGATCGCGGCGGCCGTGACCACGCGCGCACCGCGCACAAAGCCCTCCACCGTGGACTTTTCGACGGCGGCGAGCGTCGCCTGTGAATCGCCGCGCGCGCCGTGCGAACGCGCCCCGGTGTACTCCTCCCTCATGCGTGTGACCAGGAAGACTTGGTAGTCCATCGCCAGGCCGAACGTGACGCCGATGAGGAGGATGGGCAGGAAGGACAGGATCGGACCCGGCGTGTTCACCAGCCCAAACAGGCCGTACTGGAAGAACGCGACCGTGACGCCGAACGCCGCGCCGACGGAGAGCAGGAAGCCCAGCCCCGCGACCAACGGCACCATGAGGGACCGGAACACCAGCACGAGCAGGATCACCGCCAGGCCCACGACAATGCCCAGGTAGAGCGGCATCGCGTCGGCGAGCTCTTCGGTGATGTCCATCTGCACGGCGGTGAACCCGGTCAGGCCGATGTCAGCGCCGGTGGCGTCGGTGATCTCGCGGTCGACCTCGCGCAGCGCGTGCGCGGTATCCACGGTGTAGGGATTATCCGGGCCGGTGGTGGGCGTCGCCAAGATCTGCGCGGCGGTCATGTCCTCGTTGACCGCGATGAGCTGCGCGTGGGTGATGCCGTTGACGGATCCAGCGCGCTCCATCGCGTAGAGGAAGGTCGACAGCTGCGCCTTATTCTCCTCCTCATCCGGCAGCACGTTGACGTAAGGCTGCAGTGCCTGGGCGTCGGCGTTCACGTCGTGAGCGTCGACGATCAACAGGAAGGGCGCATTGACGCCCTCACCGAAGCCCTCCGCCATGAGGTCGGCGGATTTACGCTGCGTGGTGTCCAGGTTGGAGTTGGAGTCCGACGGCAGCGACATCTCCATCCCGAGCACCGGCACCGCGAGCGTGCCCAGCACGAGCACGACGCTGGCCATGACCAGAGCAGGTGCGCGCTTGATCGCGTTCACCCACGACCTGCCCAGGGACCTTTCCTGCAGGTTCTTGCCGGGCCGGTCGCCGGGGCCGGGGTTGCCGGCCACACCGGGAATCTTCGCGGCGAACATCTTGTCGCCCAGCGCGCCCATGAGTGCGGGCAGCAGCGTGATAGCCACGAGCACGGCGATCGCAACAGTGACGGCGGCGGCAATGCCCATCCAGGACAGGAACTCGATCTGCGCCAGCAGCAGGGCAATGAGTGCTGTGAACACTGTCGTGCCGGCGAAGACGACTGATGACCCGGCTGTGCCCACCGCCAAACCCGCAGCTTCCGGGCCAGGTAAACGGGTGCGCTCGGTCTTGTAGCGCGACAGGATGAACAGCGCGTAGTCAATGCCGACGGCCAGGCCGATCATGATGGCCATCGTCGGTGTGACCTCGTTCAGGTCGACCCAGTGCGTAGTCATGAGGATGAGGAACACGCCGAGCCCCACGCCCAGCACCGCGGTGATCACCGGCATGCCGGCCGCGATGAGCGAGCCGAACGTGACAATCATGACCACGAATGCGATCGCAATGCCGACGATTTCCGAGGTGGCCTTGATCTCGATCGGGTCGCCGTAGCCCGGCCCGCCTGCCTCCACCTGGAGGCCTTTGTCGCGGGCGAGCTCCATTGCCTCCGCGACGACTTCGCGTTCTTCGGCGCTCACCTGCATCGACGTTTCGGCGCCGAATTCGAAGGTGGTGTAGCCGATGCGGCCGTCGTCGGACAGCAAGCGCACATTGTGGGCGTCGGCCTTGGCGCGCTCCTCCGGCATGCCCATGTCCGTCATCATGGACACGATCTGTTCGGTTTGGGCCTTGTTGACCGTGACCGGGTTGCCGAAGCGGTCTGTGCCGGTGAGCCCGTCGAGGTTGTCCTCGATGTAGGCGATGGTCTCGTCAATCGCCGCCATGTTGTGGGCGGCGTCCAAGCGCTGACCCTCCTGCGCGGCGAAAACGAGGTTGACCGACGGGGCTTGG from Corynebacterium genitalium ATCC 33030 harbors:
- the tgt gene encoding tRNA guanosine(34) transglycosylase Tgt; the encoded protein is MTEQSVDLSFTLGTRLDGANGRTGVIHTPHGDIRTPAFIPVATKATVKTLTPEQVRAAGAQAILSNAYHLYLQPGSDIVDEAGGVAAFENWRGPTFTDSGGFQVMSLGVGFKKILAMDITDLTESDIRAANKDRMARVDDDGVDFKSVIDGSAHRFTPEKSMQIQHQLGADIMFAFDELTTLVDTRAYQEHSVERTRLWAQRCLEEHNRLTLARPGKPLQSLWGVVQGANYEDLRRQAVRGLLALDEEARAEARRGFGGFGIGGALEKEILGTITSWVTDELPEDKPRHMLGISEPDDLFTCIENGADTFDCVAPTRLGRRGGVYTLDGRMNLMAARFKRDFTGIDEEFGGYVSENYSRAYIHHLLKAKEFLAGTLCTLHNLEFMLRLVDNIRAAIDEGRFYEYRDEFLGRYYAGRG
- a CDS encoding MMPL family transporter yields the protein MATFLYRLGKWSFLNKWKVIVAWLLLFAAGLVGALTLMKPLTSDFEISGTPSIDALYSLNENFPDQSDPVQAPSVNLVFAAQEGQRLDAAHNMAAIDETIAYIEDNLDGLTGTDRFGNPVTVNKAQTEQIVSMMTDMGMPEERAKADAHNVRLLSDDGRIGYTTFEFGAETSMQVSAEEREVVAEAMELARDKGLQVEAGGPGYGDPIEIKATSEIVGIAIAFVVMIVTFGSLIAAGMPVITAVLGVGLGVFLILMTTHWVDLNEVTPTMAIMIGLAVGIDYALFILSRYKTERTRLPGPEAAGLAVGTAGSSVVFAGTTVFTALIALLLAQIEFLSWMGIAAAVTVAIAVLVAITLLPALMGALGDKMFAAKIPGVAGNPGPGDRPGKNLQERSLGRSWVNAIKRAPALVMASVVLVLGTLAVPVLGMEMSLPSDSNSNLDTTQRKSADLMAEGFGEGVNAPFLLIVDAHDVNADAQALQPYVNVLPDEEENKAQLSTFLYAMERAGSVNGITHAQLIAVNEDMTAAQILATPTTGPDNPYTVDTAHALREVDREITDATGADIGLTGFTAVQMDITEELADAMPLYLGIVVGLAVILLVLVFRSLMVPLVAGLGFLLSVGAAFGVTVAFFQYGLFGLVNTPGPILSFLPILLIGVTFGLAMDYQVFLVTRMREEYTGARSHGARGDSQATLAAVEKSTVEGFVRGARVVTAAAIIMIAVFVAFIDQPLPFIQIFGFALGAAVLFDAFFVRMALVPATMFILGTATWWMPGWLDRILPNLDVEGEALEKQFEERGVHA